In Kordiimonas pumila, a single genomic region encodes these proteins:
- a CDS encoding PepSY-associated TM helix domain-containing protein, producing MRTIFVYLHRWVGLTIAAFLFVTGLTGAIISWDHELDAWLNPHLVETQTQGTPHPVLEIIQSIEQKYPEMEVLYAPLITEKGHALELFVAPKTNPETGELYPAHFNQIFIDPVSKKELGTRYWGTVWPITTENFVSFLYVLHYSLHIPEMWGIDRWGVWLLGIIALLWTLDCFSGFILTLPRRQRKKPAAQSLKSWWQRWKPAWLIRWRAGGYKLNFDLHRAFSLWTWGLLFVVAFTAFSLNLYREVFYPVMTLVSDVTPSPYDSRIPTADNQYITPLISKAAIIAKAKEQAGTHGWQEPASSIFYARNFGIYRIEFSNPEDGHGAGGVGHKALYFDSSDGRELGSFEPWKGTAADIFVQAQFPVHSGRILGLPGRILISGMGLVIAMLSVTGVIIWLKKRKARNLKKRKTP from the coding sequence ATGCGTACAATTTTTGTGTATCTGCATCGCTGGGTTGGCTTAACAATAGCCGCCTTCCTGTTTGTAACAGGGCTGACCGGCGCTATTATTTCATGGGATCACGAACTTGATGCATGGCTAAACCCGCATCTGGTTGAGACACAAACACAGGGTACACCGCACCCTGTTCTTGAAATAATACAATCTATTGAACAAAAGTACCCCGAAATGGAAGTGCTTTATGCCCCGCTGATCACGGAAAAAGGCCATGCACTCGAACTATTTGTTGCGCCTAAAACCAACCCGGAAACAGGTGAGCTTTACCCCGCACATTTCAACCAGATATTTATAGACCCAGTAAGCAAAAAAGAACTGGGAACCCGATATTGGGGCACCGTGTGGCCAATCACCACAGAAAACTTTGTCTCCTTTCTCTATGTACTGCATTATAGTTTACATATCCCCGAAATGTGGGGGATAGACAGGTGGGGCGTGTGGCTGCTTGGCATCATAGCCTTGCTTTGGACACTGGACTGCTTTAGCGGATTTATCCTGACACTCCCCCGAAGGCAGCGAAAAAAGCCTGCGGCACAGTCACTAAAATCATGGTGGCAGCGCTGGAAGCCTGCATGGCTGATACGCTGGCGCGCTGGCGGCTACAAGCTGAATTTTGACCTGCACCGGGCTTTCAGCCTGTGGACATGGGGCCTTTTATTTGTTGTCGCCTTCACTGCCTTTTCCCTTAATCTTTACCGGGAAGTTTTTTACCCGGTTATGACACTGGTTTCTGATGTCACGCCCTCGCCTTATGATAGCCGCATACCAACGGCTGATAACCAGTATATTACGCCGCTTATCAGTAAAGCTGCTATTATTGCAAAGGCAAAGGAACAGGCTGGTACGCATGGCTGGCAGGAGCCTGCATCAAGCATATTTTACGCTCGGAACTTTGGCATATACAGGATAGAGTTTTCTAACCCTGAGGACGGCCACGGCGCAGGTGGTGTAGGCCACAAGGCCTTGTATTTTGACAGTTCAGATGGTCGTGAACTGGGCAGTTTTGAGCCGTGGAAAGGCACCGCAGCAGATATTTTTGTACAGGCTCAGTTCCCTGTACACTCAGGGCGCATCCTTGGGTTGCCGGGCCGTATTCTTATTTCAGGTATGGGGCTGGTTATCGCTATGCTTTCCGTTACAGGTGTTATTATCTGGCTTAAAAAACGAAAAGCGAGAAACCTGAAAAAAAGAAAAACGCCTTAA
- a CDS encoding TonB-dependent siderophore receptor gives MPSSCYQYLTPSTYRKNRILLGLVTSCALSAVTPQIAQAASTKTADDMEEIIVTGSYTTNDRLDSATGLGLSLQETPQSVSVMTFQRIEDQNLNSLTDIVMNAVGVSAKEYDSSRFGFSARGFAIQNYQLDGVPLAWSPGGDSGETQVDTALYERIEIVRGATGLLTGAGDPSASINLVRKQASSREFKGSIAVDAGSWDTYGITADVSTPLNKDGSIRGRVVAKYRDGDSFRDWGSNEKTVLYGVLEADVTDHFLIRAGASYQDNNPKGSTWGGLPTWHSDGTRTDWDRTKTIAPDWSFWASKTENYFASLIYDFAGGWQAKLNLNRNETSADLKLLYLYGTPDIDTGLGLGASPYRAKTSSKQNSIDFQLTGTVNLFGRSHELVFGGLHSKQHSEALTFAATDIAPIGNFNTWDGSYPEPTFAATGAVDGDYDTTQTGFYAATRLNVSDALKLVVGGRLSEWQQKGQLYGTVRDYGDSGVFIPYAGALYTLAENHTVYASYTEIFEPQNSRDRNGDFLPPLTGKSYEVGLKSTFLDDALHTTATLFLIEQDNLAQPDTGYLIPGTIFEASRAAQGTKSKGFELEVVGEILPGLNMSMGYTQFKAEDANGDAVNTSHPRKIFKLFSTYTLPGELDRLTVGGGINWEGSNYTNATNPLTAAPDRLEQEGYILANLMARFEVNEQISLQANVENLFDKTYYSQIGFYSQLAYGEPRSFSVKAQYKF, from the coding sequence ATGCCTTCCAGTTGTTATCAGTACCTGACGCCTTCAACCTACAGAAAAAACCGTATTCTGCTAGGCCTTGTTACATCATGTGCCTTAAGCGCTGTAACACCTCAGATTGCTCAGGCAGCCAGTACAAAAACAGCAGACGATATGGAAGAGATTATCGTCACCGGTTCATATACAACAAACGACAGGCTGGATTCGGCAACAGGCCTTGGTTTATCGTTGCAGGAAACACCGCAATCCGTATCTGTAATGACATTTCAGCGTATTGAAGACCAAAACCTTAACTCCTTAACCGATATTGTGATGAACGCTGTTGGTGTTTCTGCAAAGGAATATGATAGTTCCCGCTTTGGCTTTTCAGCACGCGGTTTTGCCATTCAGAACTACCAGCTTGACGGTGTGCCTTTGGCGTGGAGCCCTGGCGGTGATTCTGGCGAAACACAGGTTGATACAGCCCTTTATGAGCGCATTGAAATTGTGCGCGGCGCGACTGGCCTGCTAACTGGCGCTGGCGACCCCTCTGCTTCGATCAATTTGGTGAGAAAACAAGCTAGCAGCCGCGAATTTAAAGGCAGCATTGCGGTTGATGCCGGTAGCTGGGATACATACGGCATAACAGCCGATGTCAGCACGCCGCTGAATAAGGATGGCTCTATTCGCGGACGTGTTGTTGCTAAATACCGCGACGGCGATTCTTTCCGTGACTGGGGCAGCAATGAAAAAACTGTTCTATACGGTGTACTGGAAGCCGACGTTACAGATCATTTCCTTATCCGTGCTGGCGCAAGCTACCAAGATAATAACCCAAAAGGCTCAACATGGGGCGGCCTACCCACATGGCACAGCGACGGTACCAGAACAGATTGGGACCGCACAAAAACGATAGCGCCTGACTGGTCTTTCTGGGCATCAAAAACTGAAAATTATTTTGCAAGCCTGATTTATGATTTTGCTGGTGGCTGGCAGGCAAAACTGAACCTGAACCGGAATGAAACATCCGCTGACCTGAAACTGCTGTATCTTTACGGCACGCCAGACATAGATACCGGCCTTGGCCTTGGGGCCTCCCCTTACCGGGCTAAAACAAGTAGCAAACAAAACAGTATTGATTTTCAGCTTACCGGCACCGTCAATCTGTTTGGGCGCAGTCACGAACTGGTTTTTGGTGGCCTGCATAGCAAGCAGCATTCAGAAGCACTCACTTTTGCGGCTACAGACATAGCACCAATCGGTAACTTTAACACGTGGGACGGCTCATACCCTGAACCAACATTTGCAGCCACCGGCGCTGTTGACGGTGATTATGATACCACGCAAACCGGCTTTTACGCGGCCACACGCCTGAATGTCAGCGATGCGTTGAAACTGGTTGTAGGAGGGCGTCTTTCAGAATGGCAGCAAAAAGGCCAGCTATACGGCACCGTGCGTGATTACGGTGATAGCGGCGTGTTTATCCCTTACGCTGGGGCGCTTTATACACTCGCTGAAAACCACACTGTTTATGCAAGCTATACAGAAATTTTCGAACCCCAAAACAGCCGCGACCGAAATGGTGACTTTCTGCCGCCTCTCACGGGGAAAAGCTATGAGGTTGGTTTGAAAAGCACCTTCCTAGATGATGCCCTGCACACAACAGCAACCTTGTTCCTTATCGAGCAGGATAATCTGGCGCAGCCCGACACCGGCTACCTGATCCCCGGCACTATATTTGAAGCATCGCGCGCTGCCCAAGGCACCAAAAGTAAAGGCTTCGAGCTTGAGGTTGTGGGTGAAATTCTACCCGGTTTGAACATGAGCATGGGCTATACCCAGTTTAAAGCTGAGGACGCAAACGGTGATGCTGTAAACACATCGCACCCCCGCAAAATATTTAAACTGTTTAGCACTTATACCCTGCCGGGTGAGCTAGACAGGCTAACAGTAGGCGGCGGCATTAACTGGGAAGGGAGCAACTATACTAATGCTACAAACCCCCTAACAGCTGCACCTGACCGGCTTGAGCAGGAAGGCTATATTTTAGCAAACCTGATGGCGCGCTTTGAGGTTAACGAGCAGATTTCCCTGCAAGCGAATGTGGAAAACCTGTTTGATAAAACCTATTACAGCCAAATTGGTTTTTATAGCCAGCTTGCTTACGGCGAACCACGCAGCTTTAGCGTAAAAGCCCAGTATAAATTCTAA